The Ketobacter alkanivorans genome includes the window TCACCCCGTTTTGCTCCTGTTCCAGCATTCCGGTGTTTTTGGGGTTTACTTCCGCAGGCATCCCCGTCGGGATCACCATGGCGTTTCTGTTGACCTCTCCACTGATCAACGAGGTGGCGGTGTTGCTGCTGATGAGTTTGCTGGGCTGGCAGTTTACGGTGTTATATGTGCTGGTGGGTATGGCTGTGGGTATCGTTGGGGGGATCTTTCTGGATCTGATTAAGGCCGAGCGCTGGTTGCAGCCGTTTGCAGCACAAGCCTTACACCATGCTAGAACCGGTCAGGCGGTTGTGGGTGCAATACCCACGCAAACGCTGACCCTGTCGCAGCGTCATGCATTCGCTAAAACGGAAACTCTGGATATTTTCACCCGGGTATGGAAATGGGTGATTGTGGGGGTGGGGCTGGGCGCGGCGCTGCACGGTTTTGTGCCGGCCGGTTGGCTGGAATCCCATCTGGGGGATGGTCAGTGGTGGTCGGTGCCTGCTGCCGTATTGCTGGGCATTCCGTTGTATTCCAATGCCACCGGTGTAATTCCGGTGATGGAAGGGTTGTTGGTGAAGGGGCTGCCGGTGGGTACGACCTTGGCATTCTGCATGAGCACCGTAGCTGCCAGTTTTCCTGAATTCATACTACTGAAGCAAGTCATGCAGTGGCGTTTGCTGGCGATGCTGTTTGTGATGTTGCTGGTGGCGTTTACGGTGGTGGGTTGGGTCTTTAACGGGTTACATTTTTCTATCTAGGAGAACCTGATGAAAAACATCAAAGTGCTGGGCAGTGGGTGCAGTAAGTGCACTAAGACCGCAGACAGTATCGAACACATTGCCTCAGAGCTGGAAGTGGCGGTCACGGTCATCAAAGAGACTCGTCCGGAAGTCATTATGGGCTATGGAGTGATGTCCACACCGGCGGTGGTTGTGGATGAGGTGCTGGTGCACAGTGGTTCGATTCCTCATCGGGCCGAGATTGAATCCTGGCTAACTGCGTAAGCGGTGAGCCATACACGTTAGGATGTAGCAACATGACGATAAGAATTGGTATCAATGGATTTGGCCGGATGGGTCGGTTAACACTGCGAGCGTTGTTTGAAAAGGCTGATGTGATTATCCAGCGCATCAACGATCCGGCGGGGGATGCAGCGACCCTGGCCCACCTGTTGAATTTTGATTCCGTGCACGGTCGTTGGCAGCACGAGGCAACTTACAGTGCGCAGGCCATGATCATTCAGGGCCACAGCATCCCCTGCAGCCGCAATAAAGAGATCAGCGCCACAGACTGGTCGGATTGTGATGTGGTGATCGAAGCCTCGGGCAAGATGAAAACCAAAGCGGTGCTGCAGGGCTATCTGGATCAGGGCGTAAAGCGGGTGGTGGTGACGGCACCGGTGAAAGAAGACGGTGTGCTCAATGTGGTGATGGGGGTGAATGATCAGTTATACGATCCTAAGCAGCACTCCATTGTGACGGCAGCTTCCTGCACCACCAATTGTTTGGCACCGGTGGTGAAAGTGATTCATGAACAGCTCGGCATTGTGCATGGCTCCATGACGACCATCCATAGCATCACCAACACCCAGACTATTCTGGATGCGCCCCATAAAGATTTGCGTCGGGCTCGAGCCTGCGGTATGAGTCTGATTCCCACCAGCACCGGTTCGGCTACCGCTATTACTCACATTTTTCCTGAGCTTAAAGGGAAATTGAATGGTCATGCGGTACGGGTGCCACTGGCCAATGCTTCTCTGACGGATTGTGTGTTCGAAGTAAAGCGTGCAACCACGGAAGAAGAAGTGAACGGGCTTTTAAAACAGGCCGCCGAGAATGAATTAAAAGATATCCTCGGTTATGAGGAGCGCCCACTGGTGTCCATCGATTACAGGACTGACCCGCGTTCCAGTATTATTGATGCGCTGTCCACTATGGTGGTGAATGGTACGCAGGTGAAACTGTATGCGTGGTACGACAATGAGTGGGGGTACGCCAACCGCACCGTCGAGCTGGCGCTGAAAGTAGCGCAGATGGATCGGGTGTAAGCGATGCAGTGGTGGTCGCGCTTGGCGCCTGAGATCCGCCAGTACATGCTGGTGACTGGTAATTATTGGGCATTTACCCTCACAGACGGTGCCCTGCGTATGTTGGTGGTGCTGCACTTTCACGAGTTGGGCTACCAGCCGCTGGAGATCGCGCTTCTGTTCCTGTTCTACGAGTTTTTTGGTGTGGTCACCAATTTGACCGGGGGCTGGCTGGGGGCGCGCTTAGGGCTGAATCGCACCATGAACCTGGGTTTGTTTTTACAGGTGATTGCGCTGGTAATGTTGCTGGTGCCAGCAACCATGCTGACGGTGCCTTGGGTCATGGCTGCGCAGGCGTTGTCCGGTATTGCTAAAGATCTGAACAAGATGAGTGCCAAGAGCGCTATCAAGATGCTGGTGCCTGCAGAGGCGCAGGGTACGCTGTATAAGTGGGTGGCGATTCTTACCGGTTCGAAAAACGCGTTGAAAGGCGTGGGTTTCTTCATGGGGGGAGCCCTGCTCATGGTGTTGGGCTTTCAATGGGCTGTTGCCGTTATGGCGGGCGTGTTGGCACTGATCTGGGTACTGAGCATGTTGTTTCTGCGCCGCGACCTGGGTAAAGCCAAAAGCAAACCTAAGTTTACCCAGATCTTCTCCAAAAGCCGGGCGGTTAATACACTATCGGCAGCGCGCCTGTTTCTGTTTGGCGCCAGAGACATATGGTTTGTCGTGGCGTTGCCGGTATATCTGTCGGTATCATTTAATTGGAGCTTCTGGCAGGTAGGCGGCTTTTTGGCGCTCTGGATCATTGGTTATGGCGTGGTACAGACTCAGGCCCCTCGTCTCACCGGTAACGCCCAGGGGCGTCTTCCCGATGGCAAGGCGGCTGTAGTTTGGGCGTTGGGGTTGTCGGTGATACCGGGGGCGATCGCGCTGTTGCTGTTCTATCAATGGCAGCCTCAGGTGAGTGTGGTTGGGGGGCTGTTGCTGTTTGGCGTTGCGTTTGCCATTAATTCATCGCTGCACAGTTATCTGATTGTCAGTTACGCGGACGAGGATGGGGTTTCGCTGGATGTAGGGTTTTACTACATGGCGAATGCCATGGGGCGCTTGCTGGGTACGCTGCTTTCCGGGTGGCTGTTTCAGGCCTATGGGCTTGAGGTATGTTTGCTTGCCTCTAGTGGGTTTGTATTGGTGGCGATGTTGCTGTCGTTGGGCTTGCCCCGCCATGGAGGCGATTTGAGTTCAGTCGGTTCAAGATAATAACTAATGGAGTAGAAACGAATGCAGATGACAAAAGTAATAAAAAGCAGGCTAGGAATTCTGATGTTGGGAGCCCTCCTGCTATCGGCTTGTGGCCAGGACAGCGCTGAGCCTGTTTTTTATGATGAGAGCCGCTTATATAAGTTGCCATATCAATGGGATGAAAGCCGGTTTGTTATTCAGGGTTACGATGGTCCTTTTGGGCATTATGGTTATGAGTTAGATTTTGTCATGCCGGTCGGTTCCTTGGTGTTGGCTGCTCGTTCAGGTGTGGTGATGAGGGTGAATGACTCTAATAATGGGAGTTGCCCAATACAGAAAAATTGTGCCAATAACTACATTAGCGTTGATCATTTGGATGGAACGTATGCTGACTATCTTCACATCAAGCAAGATGGTGCTTGTGTGATGCCGGGTCAAACAGTGGAGCAAGGTGATGCCATAGCACTATCAGGTAACGTTGGCATCAGTGTTTTGCCTCATTTGCATATAGGTATCTCGACGTTGGACGGGCAGCCACCGACTTTTGTTGACGTGAACCAAAAGGGTACCGGTATTCCTAAGCAAGGCACCCATTACCGTTCAGCCAATGAATTGAATGTTGATTACTGCTTGCTCTTAGATGAGTGAGCCGAGGGCTAATCCAATACGGGGTTAGCCCGAGTTCACAGCTTAAAGTCGATATTATCAATCAGTCGGGCCTTTCCCATGCGAGCGACAGCAAGAATCACAAGATCTTTATTGTCGGGGGTGGCGGGCTCCAGGGTGTCGGCCCGGCAGACGCTGAAGTACTCGGGTTCAAACCCCGCTGCAGCCAGTTTTGCATTGGCTTGTTGGCTTATGGCGTCGTAATCCCTTGCGCCATTACAGATTTGTTCTTTGGCCGCTTGCAGGCACTGATACAGGGTGGCTCCTCGCTGCTTTTCGTCGTCAGTTAGATAGCCATTACGGGAACTCATGGCCAAGCCATTGGCTTCGCGTACGGTTTCCACCCCGATGATCTCAATGCCAAAACACAGTGCGGTGGTCATGCGACGGATCACCGCCAGTTGCTGGAAATCCTTCTTGCCGAACAGAGCTACATCCGGCAGCACGATGTTAAATAGTTTGCTGACCACGGTGGAGACGCCGTCGAAATGACCGGGGCGGGCGGCACCGCAATGGCGGTCAGTAATTTCCGTGACCACGACCTTGGCCCACTTATCCTGATCGCCGGGGTACATTTCAGTCACTGGCGGAGCAAACAGCAGATGGCATCCCGCGGCTTCCAGCTTGGCGGCATCCGCTTCCAATGTGCGTGGATAGCTGTCGAAGTCCTCGCCGGGGCCAAACTGGGTGGGGTTCACAAAGACGCTGGACACCATGATGTCCGCCTGCTTTAGCCCTTCAGTGATCAGGGAGATGTGACCTGCGTGCAAGTTGCCCATGGTGGGCACGAAGCCGATACGTTTGCCCGCCATGCGCTGACGGTGTACTTCGTTGCGTAGCTCTTGAATGGTGTGGACAGTTTTCATCAGGCGAATCCGTGCTCAGGGCCGGGGAAAGTACCGCTTTTAACCGCGGCGACGTAGGCTGCGATGGCACCTTGAATGCTGCCATCGCCTTCTGGCATGAAATTCTTTACGAATTTGGCAGGCTTGCGTGTGGTGGCGCCAAGCATATCGTGCAGCACTAGAACTTGCGCGTCCGAGGAGGGGCCCGCTCCGATGCCGATGACGGGGATGGATACTTTGGTCATGATCAGTTCCATCAGATCCGAGGGGATGCATTCATACAGAAGAATGGCTGCCCCGGCTTCTTCGGCAGCGATGGAATCACGGATCAGGGCATCCCGTTCTGCCGGGTCTCTGCCTTGTACTTTGTAGCCGCCGAATTTGTTAACGGATTGAGGGGTAAGACCAAGATGAATGCAGACAGGAACACCACGCTCAGAGAGTTTTTTTACGCTGTCTTTCAGCCAGGCGCCGCCTTCGAGTTTTACGACATGAGCACCGGCTCGCATCAGCGCGGCACAGCTGTCGAAGGTCTGCTCTTCGGTGGCGTAGGTCATGAATGGCAGGTCGGCCATGATCAGCGCGCCCTGATTGCCTCGGCGTACGCACTGGGTGTGATAAATCATGTCCTGCAGGGTGACGGGCACCGTGCTGTCATGACCCTGCAAGACGTTACCCAGGGAATCACCCACTAACAGTACTTCCACTCCTGCGCTGCTGGCCAGGTTGGAAAAGGTGCTGTCGTAGGCGGTCAGGCAGGTGAATTTGGTGCCTTCCTGCTTGAGCTTGTTGAGTGTGGACAGGGTGATTGCCATGATGAGTGATGCTCCCTCTGTGTTGCTTTGCGCGTGGACGTGGCAGCGAGGCTACCTCTGTGTTCACGGCAGGTTAGTGGCTGGATTGAAGTAATGTCGGCCACTGCGAATGGACTGAATATACTCCACCAGATTTTCATAGTCACGGGTGCTTTCCGCCAAGTTGATGTGGGCGGTATTGACCATCAGTAAAGGTGATTCGTTGTAGCGCAGAAAAAAATCGATGTAGGCTTCGCTGAGCCGGTTGAGGTATTCGTCTGTAATCTCCTGCTCGCAAGGGATGCCGCGCCGGGTGATCCGCTGTTGCAGAATATCGACGGGGGCTTGCAGATAAATCACCAAATCGGGCTTGGGGATGTCGGAAATGACATGCTGATAGACTTTTTCGTAGAGGCTGAATTCGTCGTTGTCCAGGGTCAGGCTGGCAAACAGGCGATCTTTGTGGATCAGAAAGTCCGCTACCCTGACTGGCTGGAAAAGGTCGTTCTGTCGCAATTCGTTCAGTTGCTCTGAGCGCTGTAGCAGAAAGTAAAGCTGGGTTTGCATCGCCCACTGTTTGGGGTTGCTGTAGAAGCGCTCCAAAAAAGGGTTCTCGCTGGCACCTTCCAGCAACAGGTCGTAGCCGAAGGTGTTGGCCAGTTTGCGGGTCAATGTGGTTTTGCCTACGCCGATGGGGCCTTCTACCACAATAAACTTCATGCTCAAGCCTCGGTTGTGTCGTCCGGCAGGGGCCACAGCCCCTGCTTGCTTGTTGCGGCCAGCAGTGCTGCCACGCTGGTGCCATCAGGCAATAGCAGTGCGGCATTCAGGTCCAGCAGCGGCTGCAGTACAAAGTTGCGCTCCCGGGCGCGGGGATGAGGCACTTGTAAGCGCTGTGTGCTGATGACATCATTGTTGAACAGAAGGATATCCAGATCCAGTGTTCGGGGTACCCATTGTTCTGGGCCGCGAATGCGCCCCTGGCCTTGTTCTATGGCCTGCAATTCGTCCAGTACGCTGTGGGCATCCAGTGTGGTGTGGAGCAGGGCTGCGGCATTCACGTAGTCTGGCTGTTGGCCAGGGCCAACCGCGCTGCTGCCATAAAAGGGAGAAACCGCAATCAGTTGCATGTTTGGAATAAGGCGGATGCTGGCAATGGCTTGTCGCAGCTGCTGGGCGGGGGTTTTAAGGTTGCTGCCCAGGCCGATGTAGACCTTGTTCATTACGCGTTTGGTGTGTTGTTACGGCGAGATTTGTTGTAGCGACGGCGACGGGGCTTTTTGCCTCCACCAAGGGATTGGCACATCTTGGTGCGTTCGCTTTGATCCGCTTCCTGGTATTGTGTCCACCATTCGCCCAGACCAGCTTCGGTTTCGCCTGCTTCTTCACGCAGTAACAGCATGTCGTAGGCAGCGCGGAAGCGAGGGTTCTGAATTAAGCCTTCACAGCGTTTGACTGAGCGCATGGCGAGGCGCCCTTGTAGTTCCCA containing:
- a CDS encoding permease; this encodes MFEIFKSFASVIVYDLLQLPQGTKLADSLHFFIEDTTKIFALLLVMIYFIALLRASLRVEKVRDFLAGRHRGVGYVLGSAFGAITPFCSCSSIPVFLGFTSAGIPVGITMAFLLTSPLINEVAVLLLMSLLGWQFTVLYVLVGMAVGIVGGIFLDLIKAERWLQPFAAQALHHARTGQAVVGAIPTQTLTLSQRHAFAKTETLDIFTRVWKWVIVGVGLGAALHGFVPAGWLESHLGDGQWWSVPAAVLLGIPLYSNATGVIPVMEGLLVKGLPVGTTLAFCMSTVAASFPEFILLKQVMQWRLLAMLFVMLLVAFTVVGWVFNGLHFSI
- a CDS encoding thioredoxin family protein — protein: MKNIKVLGSGCSKCTKTADSIEHIASELEVAVTVIKETRPEVIMGYGVMSTPAVVVDEVLVHSGSIPHRAEIESWLTA
- a CDS encoding ArsJ-associated glyceraldehyde-3-phosphate dehydrogenase translates to MTIRIGINGFGRMGRLTLRALFEKADVIIQRINDPAGDAATLAHLLNFDSVHGRWQHEATYSAQAMIIQGHSIPCSRNKEISATDWSDCDVVIEASGKMKTKAVLQGYLDQGVKRVVVTAPVKEDGVLNVVMGVNDQLYDPKQHSIVTAASCTTNCLAPVVKVIHEQLGIVHGSMTTIHSITNTQTILDAPHKDLRRARACGMSLIPTSTGSATAITHIFPELKGKLNGHAVRVPLANASLTDCVFEVKRATTEEEVNGLLKQAAENELKDILGYEERPLVSIDYRTDPRSSIIDALSTMVVNGTQVKLYAWYDNEWGYANRTVELALKVAQMDRV
- the arsJ gene encoding organoarsenical effux MFS transporter ArsJ, which encodes MQWWSRLAPEIRQYMLVTGNYWAFTLTDGALRMLVVLHFHELGYQPLEIALLFLFYEFFGVVTNLTGGWLGARLGLNRTMNLGLFLQVIALVMLLVPATMLTVPWVMAAQALSGIAKDLNKMSAKSAIKMLVPAEAQGTLYKWVAILTGSKNALKGVGFFMGGALLMVLGFQWAVAVMAGVLALIWVLSMLFLRRDLGKAKSKPKFTQIFSKSRAVNTLSAARLFLFGARDIWFVVALPVYLSVSFNWSFWQVGGFLALWIIGYGVVQTQAPRLTGNAQGRLPDGKAAVVWALGLSVIPGAIALLLFYQWQPQVSVVGGLLLFGVAFAINSSLHSYLIVSYADEDGVSLDVGFYYMANAMGRLLGTLLSGWLFQAYGLEVCLLASSGFVLVAMLLSLGLPRHGGDLSSVGSR
- a CDS encoding M23 family metallopeptidase produces the protein MQMTKVIKSRLGILMLGALLLSACGQDSAEPVFYDESRLYKLPYQWDESRFVIQGYDGPFGHYGYELDFVMPVGSLVLAARSGVVMRVNDSNNGSCPIQKNCANNYISVDHLDGTYADYLHIKQDGACVMPGQTVEQGDAIALSGNVGISVLPHLHIGISTLDGQPPTFVDVNQKGTGIPKQGTHYRSANELNVDYCLLLDE
- the panC gene encoding pantoate--beta-alanine ligase, coding for MKTVHTIQELRNEVHRQRMAGKRIGFVPTMGNLHAGHISLITEGLKQADIMVSSVFVNPTQFGPGEDFDSYPRTLEADAAKLEAAGCHLLFAPPVTEMYPGDQDKWAKVVVTEITDRHCGAARPGHFDGVSTVVSKLFNIVLPDVALFGKKDFQQLAVIRRMTTALCFGIEIIGVETVREANGLAMSSRNGYLTDDEKQRGATLYQCLQAAKEQICNGARDYDAISQQANAKLAAAGFEPEYFSVCRADTLEPATPDNKDLVILAVARMGKARLIDNIDFKL
- the panB gene encoding 3-methyl-2-oxobutanoate hydroxymethyltransferase; amino-acid sequence: MMAITLSTLNKLKQEGTKFTCLTAYDSTFSNLASSAGVEVLLVGDSLGNVLQGHDSTVPVTLQDMIYHTQCVRRGNQGALIMADLPFMTYATEEQTFDSCAALMRAGAHVVKLEGGAWLKDSVKKLSERGVPVCIHLGLTPQSVNKFGGYKVQGRDPAERDALIRDSIAAEEAGAAILLYECIPSDLMELIMTKVSIPVIGIGAGPSSDAQVLVLHDMLGATTRKPAKFVKNFMPEGDGSIQGAIAAYVAAVKSGTFPGPEHGFA
- a CDS encoding deoxynucleoside kinase, with protein sequence MKFIVVEGPIGVGKTTLTRKLANTFGYDLLLEGASENPFLERFYSNPKQWAMQTQLYFLLQRSEQLNELRQNDLFQPVRVADFLIHKDRLFASLTLDNDEFSLYEKVYQHVISDIPKPDLVIYLQAPVDILQQRITRRGIPCEQEITDEYLNRLSEAYIDFFLRYNESPLLMVNTAHINLAESTRDYENLVEYIQSIRSGRHYFNPATNLP
- the folK gene encoding 2-amino-4-hydroxy-6-hydroxymethyldihydropteridine diphosphokinase, with the translated sequence MNKVYIGLGSNLKTPAQQLRQAIASIRLIPNMQLIAVSPFYGSSAVGPGQQPDYVNAAALLHTTLDAHSVLDELQAIEQGQGRIRGPEQWVPRTLDLDILLFNNDVISTQRLQVPHPRARERNFVLQPLLDLNAALLLPDGTSVAALLAATSKQGLWPLPDDTTEA